One region of Phycisphaerae bacterium genomic DNA includes:
- the tpiA gene encoding triose-phosphate isomerase encodes MRKPFIGGNWKMNTDGKSAVELAKGVAEKCQSLLADVDVSVCPPFVYLAAVKNALGSSNVGLGAQDVYFEAKGAFTGEVSCQMLKDVGCKNVLIGHSERRHVIKETDVLINKKLIAAIDAGLLPIFCVGELLEERKAGKTEQVVKEQIQKGMAGITAEKAKAVTIAYEPVWAIGTGLNATPAQAQEVHLMIRQLISAMYNKALAEQIIIQYGGSAKPDNAAELMAQPDIDGLLVGGASLKADDFAAMVKAAAQAKK; translated from the coding sequence ATGAGAAAACCGTTTATAGGCGGCAACTGGAAGATGAATACGGACGGCAAAAGTGCCGTTGAGCTTGCAAAAGGCGTAGCGGAAAAATGTCAAAGTCTGCTTGCGGATGTTGACGTTTCAGTTTGTCCGCCTTTTGTTTATCTTGCGGCAGTGAAAAACGCGCTCGGCTCTTCGAATGTCGGCCTCGGCGCGCAGGATGTTTACTTCGAAGCGAAAGGCGCTTTCACAGGCGAGGTAAGCTGCCAGATGTTAAAGGATGTCGGCTGCAAAAATGTGCTCATTGGCCATTCCGAAAGACGGCACGTTATTAAAGAAACCGATGTGCTTATAAATAAAAAACTTATCGCTGCGATAGACGCAGGTCTTCTGCCGATATTCTGTGTCGGCGAGCTTCTTGAAGAGCGAAAAGCAGGCAAAACCGAGCAGGTAGTCAAAGAGCAGATACAAAAAGGTATGGCTGGAATAACCGCCGAAAAGGCAAAGGCTGTAACAATCGCTTACGAGCCTGTCTGGGCAATCGGCACCGGCCTTAACGCTACTCCGGCTCAGGCTCAGGAAGTACATTTAATGATTCGACAGTTAATCTCGGCGATGTATAATAAGGCGCTTGCCGAGCAGATTATAATCCAGTACGGCGGCTCGGCGAAACCGGACAACGCTGCCGAATTGATGGCTCAGCCGGACATTGACGGATTGCTTGTCGGAGGCGCAAGCCTTAAGGCTGATGATTTTGCCGCGATGGTTAAAGCCGCCGCACAGGCGAAGAAATAA
- the purB gene encoding adenylosuccinate lyase, whose protein sequence is MKNHNIYSSPLVERNASKEMSELFGNQTKFSTWRRLWLELAKAEKKLGLKISQAQISQMAKHLDDINFDKAAEYEKKFRHDVMAHVHTFGDAAPKAAPIIHLGATSCYVGDNADLIIMRNAMQIVAVKLASLIDSLSGFAKQYRTLATLGLTHFQPAQLTTVGKRATLWCNDFVSDLSEIEYRIGNIPFRGVKGTTGTQASFLELFGGNHKKVKQLDKLVAKAFGFDKLCPVTGQTYSRKIDSLVINTLAGVAQSAHKLCNDIRLLANLKEIEEPFEKSQIGSSAMAYKRNPMRCERVTALSRFLISLSSSPQMTAAEQWLERTLDDSANRRIVIPEAFLAADGILEILINVTSGLVVYPKVIAARIDSELPFMATENILMAAVKAGGNRQQLHEKIRVHSHAAAEQVKKFGKSNDLIERLKSDAAFAKVDFKKVLNAGDYIGRAPQQVNDFVTEVVKPTIKKYRGKLNKKTELKV, encoded by the coding sequence ATGAAAAATCATAACATTTACAGTTCGCCGCTGGTCGAGCGCAACGCATCAAAGGAAATGTCGGAGCTTTTCGGTAACCAGACTAAATTTTCAACGTGGCGGCGGCTTTGGCTCGAACTTGCAAAGGCGGAGAAGAAACTCGGTTTGAAAATCTCACAGGCCCAAATCAGCCAGATGGCAAAACATCTTGACGATATCAATTTTGACAAGGCCGCTGAGTACGAGAAAAAATTTCGACACGATGTTATGGCACACGTTCATACATTCGGCGACGCTGCGCCGAAGGCTGCGCCGATAATTCATCTCGGCGCTACGAGTTGTTATGTCGGCGATAACGCAGATTTGATAATTATGCGGAACGCGATGCAGATTGTCGCGGTCAAGCTTGCAAGCCTTATCGATTCTCTGAGCGGATTTGCGAAACAATACCGGACACTGGCGACGCTTGGCCTTACACATTTTCAACCGGCACAGTTAACGACCGTCGGTAAACGCGCGACGCTTTGGTGCAATGATTTCGTCAGCGACCTTTCTGAAATTGAATACCGTATTGGAAATATCCCATTCAGAGGCGTAAAAGGCACTACGGGAACACAGGCATCGTTTCTTGAGCTTTTCGGCGGAAATCATAAAAAAGTAAAACAGCTCGACAAACTGGTCGCAAAGGCATTCGGCTTTGATAAGCTTTGTCCCGTTACCGGCCAGACCTATTCACGCAAAATAGATTCTCTGGTCATAAACACACTGGCAGGTGTCGCTCAATCGGCACATAAATTATGCAACGACATTCGGCTGCTTGCCAATTTAAAGGAAATCGAAGAGCCTTTTGAAAAATCACAGATAGGTTCTTCCGCGATGGCTTACAAAAGAAACCCGATGCGATGCGAGAGGGTTACAGCGCTTTCAAGATTTTTAATCAGCCTTTCGAGCAGTCCGCAAATGACGGCGGCAGAACAATGGCTCGAAAGAACGCTCGATGACTCGGCAAACCGGCGAATAGTAATACCGGAGGCATTTCTTGCCGCAGACGGGATTTTGGAAATTTTAATAAATGTAACGAGCGGTCTTGTGGTTTATCCGAAAGTGATTGCCGCGAGAATCGATTCCGAACTGCCGTTTATGGCGACTGAAAATATTTTAATGGCCGCTGTAAAAGCAGGCGGCAATCGTCAGCAGCTTCACGAAAAAATCAGGGTGCATTCTCACGCCGCGGCAGAGCAGGTCAAAAAATTCGGCAAGTCAAACGATTTGATTGAAAGACTCAAAAGCGATGCGGCTTTTGCAAAAGTGGACTTCAAAAAAGTCCTGAACGCCGGCGATTACATCGGCAGAGCGCCACAGCAGGTAAATGATTTCGTAACTGAAGTGGTAAAACCGACCATCAAAAAATATCGCGGAAAACTTAACAAGAAAACAGAGTTAAAAGTTTAA
- a CDS encoding phosphopantothenoylcysteine decarboxylase: MKSNRSHFLITAGGTREYIDPVRFITNASSGKMGFALANAALKSGHKVTLITTAKNPQFKIKNSKLKIEEVVSADEMFEAVKKHFKKCDCLIMAAAVSDYTPIKKSKIKIKKSNTDLTIKLKPTPDILKWAGKNKKRNQIVSGFALEDKNLRKNAEKKLKDKNLDMIIANTPLAIGSENTEVQIKITDGKWIKMQSAGKTAIAGQIIHLMENLCSQSRK; encoded by the coding sequence ATGAAATCAAACCGATCGCATTTCCTGATTACAGCAGGGGGAACGAGGGAGTATATTGACCCCGTGCGGTTTATCACAAACGCCAGCAGCGGTAAAATGGGTTTCGCATTGGCAAATGCCGCATTAAAATCAGGCCACAAAGTAACATTGATAACAACTGCTAAAAATCCTCAATTCAAAATTAAAAATTCAAAATTAAAAATTGAGGAAGTTGTCAGTGCCGATGAAATGTTTGAAGCCGTTAAAAAGCATTTTAAAAAATGTGATTGTTTGATTATGGCAGCGGCAGTATCGGATTATACGCCGATTAAAAAATCGAAGATAAAAATCAAAAAGTCGAACACGGATTTGACAATAAAATTAAAACCGACACCTGACATTTTGAAATGGGCGGGAAAAAACAAAAAAAGGAATCAAATTGTTTCCGGGTTCGCTCTCGAGGACAAAAATCTGCGGAAAAATGCCGAAAAGAAATTAAAAGATAAAAATCTCGATATGATAATCGCCAATACACCTTTGGCGATAGGCAGTGAAAATACGGAAGTGCAGATAAAAATAACAGACGGCAAATGGATAAAAATGCAATCTGCCGGGAAAACCGCAATTGCTGGTCAAATTATTCATCTGATGGAGAATTTATGCAGTCAATCTCGAAAATAG
- a CDS encoding flavoprotein — translation MAKKDSAFSGLNVLLGVSGGVAVFKAVDLASKLTAAGANVDTVMTESACKFVLPKSFEAVTGRAVYTSMWENPQGFQIGHIRLADSADVVVVAPATANIIGKAANGICDDLLSTVLCACWQKKILFAPAMNEKMWQNPAVQWNVKTLNEMGFETIGPEKGRLACGTEGIGRMSEVADIIKRLEKMTKK, via the coding sequence ATGGCTAAAAAAGATTCTGCATTTTCAGGTTTGAATGTTCTGCTTGGCGTAAGCGGCGGCGTTGCCGTGTTCAAGGCGGTGGACCTGGCGAGCAAACTGACCGCAGCAGGCGCGAATGTCGATACTGTTATGACTGAAAGCGCCTGCAAATTTGTTTTACCGAAAAGTTTTGAGGCGGTAACAGGCCGGGCAGTTTATACGAGTATGTGGGAAAATCCGCAGGGCTTTCAAATCGGGCATATCCGTCTTGCCGACAGCGCCGATGTTGTTGTCGTTGCGCCCGCAACAGCGAATATCATCGGCAAGGCCGCAAACGGCATCTGTGACGACCTGCTTAGTACCGTATTGTGTGCCTGCTGGCAGAAGAAAATTCTCTTTGCCCCGGCGATGAATGAAAAAATGTGGCAAAATCCCGCCGTCCAGTGGAATGTAAAAACATTAAATGAAATGGGCTTTGAAACAATCGGCCCGGAAAAAGGAAGACTGGCCTGCGGAACGGAAGGTATCGGCAGAATGTCGGAAGTTGCCGATATCATAAAACGTCTTGAAAAAATGACGAAAAAATAA
- a CDS encoding DNA-directed RNA polymerase subunit omega, whose protein sequence is MIDELKNKAIFEKIGGAFKVSALIQKRMVELMEGSRPLIENTEGKTMMEIVVEEIMQDKITPDYTSGPEKIELPKL, encoded by the coding sequence ATGATAGATGAGTTAAAGAACAAGGCGATTTTCGAAAAAATCGGCGGTGCATTCAAGGTCTCGGCTCTTATACAAAAAAGAATGGTAGAGCTTATGGAGGGCTCAAGGCCCCTTATCGAGAACACCGAAGGCAAGACGATGATGGAAATAGTCGTTGAAGAAATTATGCAGGACAAAATCACACCTGATTATACTTCAGGACCGGAAAAAATAGAGTTACCTAAATTATAG
- a CDS encoding tetratricopeptide repeat protein has product MQSISKIGLIIVLIIAVCAAVLIAHWPALSAQAISIDDLMYFVDNHLVRNPSWDSAKRFLTEVLEPSIVQGYYQPLTMISLMLDYKIGGPENYLRQFHLTSLVFHIANTALIVILLYQLFGNIWIAAAVGLLFGVHPLTVEPIPWIGERKTLLAAFFTFLSLIFYVRYVRKGSSKAFIGCAVMFVLSLIAKPTSTPLPVMLLLMDFWPLNRLNWKNILEKLPIFIIAGVSAVITYISQARTASIITPETYGFARIPFLICHDIVFYLSKMIWPVNLTSHYPFPVPFGFANPAVMTGVAGSCLLIILLVISLRWVRAAATGFAIFFVMVFPTMQTLQFSDAVAADKYVYLPAIGLLMALAAFLIWCLGKTPGPAKKITLVAVILSLAVGESFVTRSYLADWKDSVSLYARMARISPGSVYANNNLGAALAVRGDIEQAVEYFNKILKIDPNDIDARMNIGKIFADQGKYDEAMSYYTDAMRLAPNDAAIYNHIAVIFIQQGRLDDAIAVYRKGLEYNTNNPAVLHTGLGTLLFRQGKAEEAIKELQEGVKFKPDATTFNNLGVALASVGRLNEAIVCHKKAIGLNPKNAEAYYDLGNIMLATSKFDQAADEYSRALQIKPEYAKAHSNLAIVFAQQGKLDEAIEHFAQASAIEPNDIGMHYNLAMALTNNGLLEDAEIQYREILTLLPNDTDALCALGDILLKQGKFEQAAVEYHKALALNPNEPRAQQGLENIPDSTK; this is encoded by the coding sequence ATGCAGTCAATCTCGAAAATAGGATTAATTATCGTTTTGATTATTGCAGTTTGTGCCGCTGTTCTTATAGCGCATTGGCCTGCATTGTCGGCTCAAGCCATATCAATTGATGACCTGATGTACTTTGTTGATAATCATCTTGTTCGAAATCCGAGTTGGGATTCAGCCAAACGATTTCTTACTGAAGTGCTTGAGCCTTCTATCGTACAGGGGTATTATCAGCCACTGACGATGATTTCTTTGATGCTCGATTACAAAATCGGAGGCCCGGAAAATTATCTAAGGCAGTTTCATCTGACAAGTCTTGTATTCCATATCGCAAATACTGCGCTTATTGTTATTTTATTATACCAATTGTTTGGTAATATTTGGATTGCTGCCGCTGTTGGTCTGCTTTTTGGTGTTCACCCTCTTACAGTCGAACCGATTCCCTGGATAGGAGAACGAAAAACTTTGCTTGCGGCTTTCTTCACGTTTTTGAGTTTGATTTTTTACGTCCGTTACGTTCGCAAGGGAAGTTCAAAAGCGTTTATCGGTTGTGCTGTTATGTTTGTGCTGTCGCTAATAGCCAAACCGACCAGTACACCGCTGCCTGTTATGCTGCTGCTGATGGATTTTTGGCCGTTAAACCGGCTGAATTGGAAAAATATTTTGGAAAAGCTGCCCATCTTTATTATCGCCGGCGTCTCTGCCGTTATAACCTATATTTCTCAGGCCCGCACTGCCTCGATAATTACTCCCGAAACTTATGGCTTCGCCAGGATTCCGTTTTTAATTTGTCATGATATCGTTTTCTATCTCTCTAAAATGATTTGGCCTGTTAACCTTACCTCGCATTATCCGTTTCCTGTGCCGTTTGGTTTTGCCAATCCTGCGGTAATGACCGGTGTCGCAGGCAGTTGTCTGTTAATTATTTTGCTTGTGATATCGCTTCGCTGGGTGCGGGCCGCGGCGACTGGTTTCGCTATTTTCTTTGTGATGGTTTTTCCAACGATGCAGACACTACAGTTCAGCGATGCTGTCGCCGCCGATAAATATGTTTATCTTCCCGCTATCGGATTGCTGATGGCACTTGCGGCTTTTTTAATCTGGTGCCTCGGCAAAACTCCGGGTCCCGCGAAAAAAATTACTTTGGTAGCAGTGATATTGTCTTTGGCCGTCGGCGAATCCTTTGTTACTCGCAGTTACCTGGCTGACTGGAAAGATTCGGTAAGCCTTTATGCCCGCATGGCGAGAATATCACCGGGTTCTGTTTACGCAAACAATAATCTTGGAGCCGCTCTTGCTGTAAGAGGTGATATCGAACAGGCTGTAGAATATTTCAATAAGATTTTGAAGATTGACCCTAACGATATTGATGCACGTATGAATATCGGTAAGATTTTTGCCGACCAGGGTAAATATGACGAAGCTATGTCTTATTATACTGATGCGATGCGTCTGGCTCCCAATGACGCAGCTATATATAATCACATCGCAGTGATATTTATCCAGCAGGGGCGACTTGATGATGCAATTGCTGTTTACAGAAAGGGTCTTGAATATAACACGAATAATCCAGCCGTTTTGCATACCGGCCTTGGCACGCTTTTATTCCGTCAGGGCAAAGCAGAAGAAGCGATAAAGGAACTGCAGGAGGGCGTTAAATTCAAACCTGATGCAACAACTTTCAATAATCTTGGCGTTGCCCTCGCTTCAGTTGGCCGACTGAATGAAGCTATAGTTTGTCACAAAAAAGCTATCGGACTTAACCCGAAAAATGCCGAGGCGTATTATGACCTTGGAAACATTATGCTTGCCACGAGCAAATTTGATCAGGCGGCTGATGAATATAGCAGAGCATTGCAGATTAAGCCCGAATATGCCAAAGCGCACAGCAATCTGGCTATAGTATTTGCTCAACAGGGCAAACTTGATGAAGCTATTGAACATTTTGCTCAGGCTTCGGCGATTGAACCAAATGATATTGGTATGCACTACAATTTAGCTATGGCATTGACTAATAATGGGCTTCTCGAAGATGCCGAAATTCAATATCGTGAGATTTTAACACTTCTGCCGAATGATACGGATGCATTATGTGCACTCGGCGACATTTTATTGAAACAAGGGAAATTTGAGCAGGCTGCTGTTGAATATCACAAAGCCCTTGCATTGAACCCGAATGAACCTCGTGCTCAACAAGGCCTGGAAAATATTCCTGATTCAACAAAATAA
- the gmk gene encoding guanylate kinase, with translation MSNLEQKPVRGHIFVISGPSGVGKSTICDQLIKQLDDVYLSVSTTTREKKAGEEDGKHYHFIDRAEFERQIAAGNFIEYAEVFGNLYGTPKDKLEQALNNGKTVILEIDVQGAQQVKRLYPDAKLIFVLPPKHNELQKRINGRGRDDEKDVEKRLQRAGIEIAAAWQHYEYMVINEDLPQAIEEIIQIIKKVIGE, from the coding sequence TTGAGTAACCTGGAACAAAAACCTGTCAGGGGGCATATATTCGTCATAAGTGGTCCCAGCGGAGTAGGCAAAAGCACTATATGTGACCAGTTGATTAAACAGCTTGATGATGTTTATTTGAGCGTATCGACTACGACGCGTGAAAAAAAGGCCGGCGAAGAGGATGGTAAGCATTACCATTTTATCGACAGGGCTGAATTTGAAAGACAGATAGCGGCCGGGAATTTTATCGAATATGCCGAAGTGTTCGGAAACCTGTATGGTACGCCGAAGGATAAACTCGAACAGGCTCTTAATAATGGCAAGACGGTAATACTTGAGATTGATGTCCAGGGCGCCCAGCAGGTAAAAAGGCTGTATCCCGACGCAAAACTTATTTTTGTTCTGCCGCCGAAGCATAACGAACTTCAAAAACGTATTAACGGCCGCGGCAGAGATGATGAAAAAGATGTTGAAAAAAGGCTCCAGCGTGCAGGCATTGAAATAGCTGCTGCCTGGCAGCATTATGAATATATGGTTATTAACGAAGACCTCCCCCAGGCGATTGAAGAAATTATACAGATAATAAAGAAAGTAATTGGAGAATAA
- the secG gene encoding preprotein translocase subunit SecG: MMDFVLATVPFVMKIVVGIWLFVAVAMVLLVLIQKGRGGGLSSAFGGISNSLLGTKTGDFLTWVTISLVAVWLVLSVVAAKWFKPQTSEYLQGQKPAAPVSAPAMPVDTDQLLQTEQQAQSQQSENSQIPESNTPASAK, translated from the coding sequence ATGATGGATTTTGTTTTGGCAACGGTACCGTTTGTAATGAAAATTGTTGTCGGTATCTGGCTTTTTGTGGCAGTGGCAATGGTGCTTCTTGTTCTGATACAGAAAGGCCGCGGCGGCGGACTCAGCAGCGCGTTCGGCGGAATCAGCAATTCACTGCTCGGAACAAAGACCGGTGATTTTCTAACATGGGTCACGATTAGTCTCGTGGCGGTATGGCTGGTGCTTAGCGTCGTTGCGGCTAAATGGTTCAAACCGCAGACAAGCGAGTATCTCCAGGGGCAGAAGCCCGCAGCGCCTGTTTCGGCGCCTGCGATGCCTGTTGACACCGACCAGCTTCTCCAAACCGAACAGCAGGCACAGAGTCAGCAATCAGAAAACAGTCAGATTCCGGAATCGAATACTCCGGCATCTGCTAAATAA
- the pyrE gene encoding orotate phosphoribosyltransferase produces the protein MTRQELARRVKETSYLEGDFTLRSGKKSKYYMDKYLFETQPDILKALGEEFAKYATSDVTLIAGAELGGVALAAATAMQTGKKWIIVRNSKKDYGTSKMVEGVLKADDVVLLVEDIATTGGQVLEAAKIITEAGAKVKKIVAVIDRKQGARENITAAGYEFESILTKEDLGIKN, from the coding sequence ATGACCAGACAAGAACTTGCAAGACGCGTAAAAGAAACATCGTATCTCGAAGGAGATTTCACTCTTAGAAGCGGAAAAAAGAGCAAATATTATATGGATAAGTATTTGTTCGAAACCCAGCCGGACATTTTGAAGGCTCTGGGCGAGGAATTTGCGAAGTACGCGACAAGCGATGTTACGCTGATCGCAGGTGCCGAGCTTGGCGGCGTCGCGCTGGCGGCGGCAACAGCGATGCAGACGGGCAAAAAATGGATTATCGTCCGTAACAGCAAAAAAGATTACGGCACAAGCAAAATGGTCGAGGGCGTTTTGAAAGCTGACGACGTGGTTCTGCTCGTCGAGGACATCGCGACCACCGGCGGGCAGGTTCTCGAAGCGGCGAAGATAATCACCGAAGCAGGTGCGAAAGTGAAAAAGATTGTAGCTGTTATCGACCGCAAACAGGGAGCAAGAGAAAATATTACCGCAGCAGGCTATGAATTCGAGAGCATTTTGACGAAAGAAGACCTCGGCATAAAAAACTGA
- the pheA gene encoding prephenate dehydratase, which produces MNLEDLRKNIDQIDAKLVELLNERAQVVIEIGKLKGDGPIYAPDREKKVLQRVSELNKGPLPDKTLHAVWRELMSGSFFLERPLRISYLGPEGSFTHTAAIRKFGQSVEYEPVMDIRGIFDEVSRGHCDLGVVPVENSAGGGVVETLDAFVDTNVLICAEVFMPIHHNLLANCALKEVQKVYSKPEVFAQCRQWLSTTFKEANTIAVASTAKAAQMAAQEKFAAAIGSDIAAELYGLKVICENIEDIANNVTRFLVISKEDARPCGEDKTSILFSTAHKAGALADVLDVFKKSQVNLTNIESRPSKKRQREYYFFVECQGHRKDEKFIACLNEVKQHCLQLSVLGSYPKSDTLLE; this is translated from the coding sequence ATGAATCTTGAGGATTTACGTAAAAATATCGACCAGATTGACGCAAAGCTCGTTGAGCTGTTAAATGAGCGTGCGCAAGTAGTTATAGAAATCGGAAAATTGAAGGGTGATGGTCCGATTTACGCTCCCGACCGTGAAAAAAAGGTTTTGCAGCGGGTTTCCGAGTTGAATAAGGGTCCTTTGCCCGACAAGACGTTACATGCTGTCTGGCGGGAACTTATGAGCGGTTCGTTCTTTTTGGAGCGTCCTCTCAGGATTTCTTATTTAGGTCCCGAGGGCAGTTTTACGCATACTGCCGCGATTCGCAAATTCGGCCAAAGTGTTGAGTACGAACCAGTTATGGATATTCGCGGAATATTCGACGAGGTCAGCCGCGGCCATTGTGATTTGGGCGTTGTGCCGGTCGAAAATTCCGCCGGCGGCGGCGTAGTCGAAACGCTCGACGCCTTTGTCGATACGAATGTTCTGATTTGTGCCGAAGTTTTTATGCCGATTCATCATAACCTCTTGGCCAACTGTGCTTTAAAGGAAGTTCAGAAAGTTTATTCCAAGCCGGAGGTTTTTGCTCAGTGTCGCCAATGGCTCAGTACGACTTTTAAGGAAGCCAATACGATAGCTGTTGCCTCGACCGCGAAAGCGGCGCAAATGGCTGCCCAGGAAAAATTTGCCGCTGCTATCGGCTCGGATATTGCCGCCGAACTCTACGGCTTAAAAGTGATATGCGAGAATATTGAAGATATCGCCAACAACGTAACTCGTTTTCTTGTAATAAGTAAAGAAGACGCAAGGCCCTGCGGCGAAGATAAAACCTCGATATTGTTCAGTACCGCTCACAAGGCAGGTGCTTTGGCGGATGTGCTGGATGTATTTAAGAAAAGCCAGGTCAACCTGACTAATATAGAATCGAGACCGAGCAAAAAGAGACAGCGCGAATATTATTTCTTTGTCGAATGTCAGGGCCATCGCAAAGACGAAAAATTTATCGCCTGCCTGAATGAAGTTAAACAGCACTGCCTCCAGCTTTCCGTGCTGGGCAGTTATCCTAAAAGCGATACATTGTTAGAGTAA
- a CDS encoding aldo/keto reductase has translation MEKARLGNSELQITRVGLGTWAIGGPWEYGWGPQDDNNSIKAILEALEVGVNWIDTAPIYGFGHSEEILAKALKKTSIKPLIATKCGLTWNEKQERVPCLKAKSVLAECDASLKRLNVETIDLYQIHWNNPPEDIEEGYEAMAKCVKAGKVRYLGVSNFTVEQMAMVMKIHPLTSLQPQYSMFKRDIENDILPFCKKNNIGVIVYSPLQKGMLSGKFTPEKIAALPGDDVRHMDPNYKTPRLEVNLKVVGKLEQIAKRKKITIAQLAIGWAIRNAEVTAAIAGARRGGQIKETAPAADITLSKDDINEIEEILKERNRMLK, from the coding sequence ATGGAAAAAGCAAGACTTGGAAATTCAGAACTTCAGATAACAAGGGTCGGTCTTGGCACATGGGCAATCGGCGGGCCATGGGAGTACGGCTGGGGACCGCAGGACGATAACAATTCCATAAAGGCAATTCTCGAGGCGCTGGAAGTCGGGGTAAACTGGATCGATACCGCTCCGATTTACGGATTCGGACACAGCGAGGAAATTCTCGCAAAGGCTCTTAAAAAAACTTCCATAAAACCGCTCATCGCGACAAAGTGCGGGCTGACCTGGAACGAAAAACAGGAAAGAGTTCCCTGTCTTAAAGCGAAAAGCGTGCTGGCAGAATGCGATGCCTCGCTGAAAAGACTGAATGTCGAGACAATCGATTTGTACCAGATACACTGGAACAATCCGCCGGAAGATATCGAAGAAGGCTACGAGGCGATGGCAAAATGCGTCAAGGCGGGTAAGGTTCGCTACCTGGGCGTTTCAAACTTTACGGTCGAGCAGATGGCGATGGTAATGAAGATTCATCCTTTGACTTCGCTTCAGCCGCAGTACAGTATGTTCAAACGAGATATCGAAAACGATATTCTGCCTTTCTGTAAAAAGAATAATATCGGCGTGATTGTTTACAGTCCGCTGCAGAAGGGAATGCTCAGCGGCAAATTTACACCTGAAAAGATTGCGGCACTGCCCGGAGACGATGTAAGGCACATGGACCCTAATTATAAAACGCCGCGGCTCGAGGTAAATCTTAAGGTTGTTGGAAAACTTGAGCAAATCGCAAAACGGAAAAAAATAACAATCGCACAGCTTGCGATTGGCTGGGCGATAAGAAACGCGGAAGTTACAGCCGCCATTGCCGGGGCCCGCAGAGGCGGACAAATTAAAGAAACCGCCCCTGCCGCAGATATAACGTTATCTAAAGACGATATAAATGAAATCGAAGAAATTTTAAAAGAGCGAAACAGGATGTTAAAATGA
- a CDS encoding YicC/YloC family endoribonuclease, with protein sequence MLNSMTGFARICREIDGVSYAVEIKTVNNRYFKPSIRVPESTAFLEHDIEKLLRANIYRGAVNYFLRYKNVSGEPMYEIDSSALKSYVEKLNGVQCSSGVQCGINLADLLLLPGVVRPQEPENEKAEQLRKAVLNVTGQAVEQLKKMRAQEGQSLTEDLKQQCSRISSLLEGIKVRGKIVTGEYQDRLACRVKELLANARLELDSATLAREVALFADRSDISEEIIRLSSHLEQFLANCQTGDYAGRKLDFISQEMLREANTIASKASDSKICLDVVEIKSCIERIKEQVQNIE encoded by the coding sequence ATGTTAAATAGTATGACAGGATTTGCCCGTATTTGCCGTGAGATAGACGGCGTAAGCTATGCTGTTGAAATAAAAACGGTTAATAACCGGTATTTCAAGCCGAGCATCAGGGTGCCGGAATCTACGGCTTTTCTCGAGCATGATATCGAAAAGCTTCTGCGGGCCAATATCTATCGCGGTGCGGTTAATTATTTTCTGCGGTATAAAAACGTCAGCGGCGAGCCGATGTACGAAATAGATTCCTCCGCCCTGAAAAGCTATGTGGAAAAGCTTAACGGCGTTCAGTGCAGCAGCGGCGTGCAGTGCGGAATAAATCTTGCCGACCTGCTTTTGTTGCCGGGCGTTGTAAGACCGCAGGAGCCGGAGAACGAAAAGGCTGAACAATTACGCAAAGCGGTCCTTAATGTGACCGGACAGGCTGTCGAGCAGCTCAAAAAAATGCGGGCTCAGGAAGGCCAGTCGCTCACTGAAGACCTTAAGCAGCAATGCAGTCGAATAAGCAGCCTGCTCGAAGGAATTAAAGTACGCGGTAAAATTGTTACCGGCGAATATCAGGATAGACTCGCCTGTCGTGTTAAAGAACTTTTGGCAAATGCCCGCCTTGAGCTTGACAGCGCGACTCTCGCAAGGGAAGTGGCACTGTTTGCCGACAGAAGCGATATAAGTGAGGAAATTATCAGATTAAGTTCTCATCTTGAGCAGTTCCTTGCGAACTGTCAGACTGGCGACTATGCCGGCAGGAAACTTGATTTCATATCCCAGGAAATGCTTCGCGAGGCCAATACGATAGCCAGTAAGGCTTCGGACTCGAAAATATGCCTTGATGTGGTTGAAATAAAATCGTGCATTGAACGAATCAAGGAGCAGGTGCAAAACATTGAGTAA